One part of the Ursus arctos isolate Adak ecotype North America unplaced genomic scaffold, UrsArc2.0 scaffold_16, whole genome shotgun sequence genome encodes these proteins:
- the FASTKD5 gene encoding FAST kinase domain-containing protein 5, mitochondrial, with the protein MALAICRRFPGSFCGTPPRPALIKHHVNKKLPGQTCEDCVLTARTIRTDASTVATLKLLKPLRYRAFCNPFAYSATQSVTYWSVGSCARPRGQDPPEHSSLCLPAKKVENIHSASSSWRLLTTSRALPGSESSRVSASEASTLKPGSPGAAKVVEDDIEVFDSFEDPRGFLQLRPEYQLHSYNRSEPCQPLSVSEGELILHKVTVDQDNLQPRVIAEYLCKLSSLPAERHPVVLSSSSFALLCQQSVKNIQLFDVPDLINILKAFVSLGIPHSHSVLDVYEVRFCSKVWEMSLNQLLLVADLWRYLGRRVPRFLKIFFSYLNLHWKDLSLSQLIHLIYIIGESRQVPQDLMQKLESLILKYIDLINLEEIGTICLGFFKSSSSLSEYVMRKLGDLACADMQHLSNYALVNILKMFRFTHVDHVNFMKQFGQVAPQRIPFLGVQGVMHLTLACSALRILDEGLMNAVAASLPPRVSYCRSKDVAKILWSFGTLNYKPPNTEEFYSSLINEIHRKMPEFNRYPEHLLTCLLGLAFSEYFPLELINFALSPEFIRLAQERSKFELTKELYTLDGTVGVECLDYRGNRLSAHLQQEGSEMVWNLARKDMCSKPEFLEALFLLENMLGGPQYIKHHMILPHTRSSDLEVQLDVNMKPLPFNQEAIPAEDEAKLRLKHVGVSLTDDLMNQLLRGKSRGHFQGEIESETEQQARELEKAAIRLGSSPCSVADRLGAMELASPHPPACMQAPQVKLAIQVTNKNQYCYGSRDLLGLHNMKRRQLNRLGYRVVELFHWEWLPLLRRTRLEKLMFLHEKVFTSAL; encoded by the coding sequence ATGGCTCTTGCGATATGCCGAAGATTTCCAGGCAGTTTCTGTGGAACGCCTCCCCGTCCAGCTCTAATCAAGCACCATGTAAACAAGAAATTGCCTGGACAAACCTGTGAGGACTGTGTTCTGACTGCCAGAACGATCCGTACTGACGCCAGCACGGTGGCCACCCTCAAGTTGTTAAAACCTTTAAGATATCGAGCGTTTTGCAATCCTTTTGCCTACAGTGCGACCCAGAGTGTGACCTACTGGAGTGTAGGAAGCTGCGCCCGGCCGAGGGGACAGGACCCTCCAGAACACAGcagcctctgcctgcctgccaaaaAAGTGGAGAACATTCATAGCGCTTCCTCTTCTTGGAGGCTCCTGACAACCAGCCGTGCCCTCCCAGGTTCGGAATCCAGCAGGGTTTCTGCCTCCGAGGCCAGCACGTTGAAGCCGGGCTCACCCGGGGCCGCGAAAGTTGTTGAAGATGATATAGAAGTGTTTGATTCCTTTGAAGACCCCCGAGGTTTCCTGCAGCTAAGACCGGAGTACCAGCTTCACAGCTATAACAGATCGGAGCCTTGTCAGCCCCTTTCTGTTTCAGAAGGTGAATTAATTTTGCACAAAGTCACAGTTGATCAAGATAATCTCCAGCCTCGAGTCATTGCTGAGTATCTCTGTAAGCTGAGCTCTCTGCCTGCAGAGCGGCACCCTGTTGTGCTGTCCAGTAGCAGCTTTGCTTTGCTCTGCCAGCAGAGTGTGAAAAACATACAGCTCTTTGATGTCCCGGATCTGATCAATATTTTGAAAGCCTTTGTCAGTTTAGGAATCCCTCACTCCCATTCAGTGCTAGATGTATACGAGGTCAGATTTTGCAGTAAGGTGTGGGAGATGAGTCTGAATCAGCTTCTCTTGGTGGCTGACCTCTGGCGGTACTTGGGCCGCAGAGTACCtcggtttttaaaaatcttttttagttACCTGAATTTACACTGGAAAGATCTATCCTTGTCCCAGCTGATTCACTTAATTTATATTATAGGTGAAAGTCGTCAGGTACCCCAAGACCTCATGCAAAAACTGGAATCGTTGATTCTCAAGTATATAGATTTGATCAATTTAGAGGAGATTGGTACAATCTGTTTGGGGTTCTTTAAATCAAGCAGTAGTCTCTCTGAATATGTCATGCGGAAACTTGGAGACTTGGCTTGTGCTGACATGCAGCATCTGAGTAATTACGCCTTAgtgaatattcttaaaatgttccGTTTCACTCACGTGGATCACGTAAATTTCATGAAGCAATTTGGCCAGGTTGCTCCTCAACGAATTCCTTTTCTAGGGGTTCAGGGTGTCATGCACCTGACTCTTGCTTGCTCAGCCTTACGCATCCTGGATGAAGGGCTAATGAATGCTGTGGCTGCTTCTTTGCCTCCTAGGGTGTCATACTGTCGAAGTAAAGATGTAGCCAAGATTCTGTGGTCATTTGGAACTCTGAATTATAAGCCACCCAATACAGAAGAGTTTTATTCTAGTCTGATAAATGAGATTCACAGGAAGATGCCTGAGTTCAATCGATACCCAGAACACCTGCTCACCTGCTTGCTGGGCCTGGCATTTTCTGAGTACTTCCCATTAGAGCTCATCAACTTTGCTTTGAGTCCGGAGTTCATCAGGTTAGCTCAGGAGAGGAGTAAGTTCGAACTCACTAAGGAGTTGTATACTCTTGATGGTACAGTTGGCGTCGAGTGTCTAGATTACAGAGGCAATCGTCTTAGTGCTCACCTTCAGCAAGAGGGGTCGGAAATGGTGTGGAATTTAGCAAGGAAGGACATGTGCTCAAAGCCTGAATTCCTGGAAGCTCTCTTTTTACTTGAGAACATGTTGGGTGGGCCCCAGTACatcaaacaccatatgattttgcCTCATACCCGATCTTCTGACTTAGAGGTCCAGCTTGACGTTAACATGAAGCCATTACCATTTAACCAAGAAGCCATACCAGCTGAAGATGAAGCCAAATTAAGGCTGAAGCATGTGGGAGTCAGCCTTACAGATGATTTGATGAATCAGCTACTAAGAGGGAAATCAAGAGGACACTTCCAGGGGGAAATTGAGTCAGAGACCGAGCAGCAGGCAAGGGAATTAGAGAAGGCAGCCATACGTTTGGGGAGCTCCCCTTGCAGTGTGGCAGACAGATTGGGGGCCATGGAGTTGGCGAGCCCTCATCCCCCAGCCTGCATGCAGGCCCCACAAGTGAAGCTGGCTATTCAGGTGACAAACAAGAACCAGTACTGCTATGGTTCCAGGGATCTGCTTGGACTGCACAACATGAAGAGGCGGCAGTTGAATCGGCTCGGATACCGCGTGGTAGAGCTATTCCACTGGGAGTGGCTCCCGCTCCTGAGACGAACTCGCTTAGAAAAGCTGATGTTCCTCCATGAGAAGGTGTTCACCTCTGCTCTCTGA